In Salmo salar chromosome ssa03, Ssal_v3.1, whole genome shotgun sequence, a single genomic region encodes these proteins:
- the LOC106602030 gene encoding toll-like receptor 13, giving the protein MRAMFSHPAVLFLWIQSTSGWMHPKCRIYDSGEDLGHFPTWICSYLPRHAEHYTAACEDVTAIEEDLLGLPPNINTLCVCMTDGENNLMSLGFFSQFQDLEYLYIKGCFTQILPSGKSHLPNLQYLHLDGMGSGCCDCHTGPHTFRDLVKLSHLTIWGYRLSAMAPDVFHGMTQVQSFIISEPCVDDLSEILCRIMNIKSLIKLNIEALEIQSLNQSNCSILNTNESMTPVFNNLAISDFSFGEITHVEEGALAWLQNLTRLTGAFSQEVLLRLPLSGIQQIRYFSCSGSNEIDIESICNVVFLLSIKTLYLYNGNTSSLSMSSVELCIGLEYMYLGGPGFFHSTLYLEWHFISSLKNLIQLTIDGLKDNRLDICSFQKQPIKSLTKLTLELNNIQMLFAKQFICFGNMLYLDLADNSISNIEDFAFLGLTNLESLDISRNKITQINTNTFFGLQLTKLTLRLNKLHMLFAKQFSCLVKLQHLDLTQNLISNIEDFAFHGLTNLVSLDITKNKITQINANTFFGLHSLTWLDLRNNPLIHNIEAMSFTHLTSLRQVFLGQVHNPLIEPVIKLNLTLIFGGILSQLTHLYISSAMRPMQLIIGSNITSKQNLSLQLKGQTVSFQDCDRPFFQSVTHLHAEAEEFLCGSEFMGKYFTSVETFDYRSKLSAKSVDLTSINQLIHLRKLTLRQVDLLIQRSADIIFHNLTKLEVLEMYHCRIYSLEGSLTKDLKSLKTLYLHIENIYNVFYSFTEPLSSLKYLILPQIQIFCSCDNAWIITWAKVYRQVEVIMLTPYTNPVMYALEDLICLSDNGIDTPNFVRYTEANCTTEVGFVLFAATVLGVLFFMLVVLVHNLAGPYLLPLYHITLGWLSEAMRSNTRGRYHYDAFVSYSGKDESWVVEELLPNLEQRGPPFLRLCLHSRDFQLGKDIVENITDSLYRSRHTLCLVSRHYLRSNWCSLEMKLATSRLQVEQRDILLLVFLEKIPPRQLSTHHRLARLVKTRTYLDWPQDPDQHQAFWDRLWAKLSEA; this is encoded by the coding sequence ATGAGAGCTATGTTTTCCCACCCTGCCGTCCTGTTCCTGTGGATTCAGAGTACTAGTGGATGGATGCATCCTAAATGCCGGATTTATGACAGTGGTGAAGACTTGGGACACTTTCCCACCTGGATCTGCAGCTACCTACCTCGTCATGCAGAACATTACACTGCTGCCTGTGAAGATGTCACAGCCATCGAGGAGGATCTACTTGGACTTCCCCCTAATATCAATACCCTCTGCGTATGTATGACAGATGGCGAAAATAATTTGATGTCTCTGGGTTTTTTCTCTCAGTTTCAGGATCTGGAGTACCTGTACATTAAGGGCTGTTTTACTCAAATCCTTCCATCTGGGAAAAGCCACCTTCCAAATCTGCAGTATTTACATTTGGATGGAATGGGCTCTGGGTGCTGTGATTGTCATACTGGGCCTCATACATTCAGAGATCTAGTCAAGCTGAGTCATTTGACCATATGGGGTTATAGACTATCAGCAATGGCCCCAGATGTTTTCCATGGCATGACTCAGGTACAAAGTTTCATCATTAGTGAACCCTGTGTAGATGATTTGTCAGAGATACTATGCAGAATAATGAATATAAAGTCACTTATAAAGCTAAATATAGAAGCACTAGAGATACAATCGTTAAACCAATCAAACTGCTCCATCTTAAACACCAACGAAAGCATGACACCTGTTTTTAACAATCTAGCAATCTCTGACTTCTCATTtggtgaaataacacatgtagagGAAGGTGCACTGGCTTGGCTCCAGAACCTCACAAGGTTAACAGGGGCTTTCAGCCAGGAAGTCCTTCTGCGCCTTCCCCTGTCTGGGATTCAGCAAATCCGGTACTTCAGTTGCTCTGGTAGCAATGAAATAGATATTGAAAGTATCTGTAATGTGGTGTTTTTGCTTTCAATCAAGACATTATATTTATACAATGGCAATACAAGCAGCCTCTCCATGTCCAGTGTTGAATTGTGCATTGGGCTAGAATATATGTATTTAGGTGGACCTGGCTTTTTCCATTCAACTCTATATTTGGAATGGCATTTTATTTCCAGTCTAAAAAACCTTATTCAATTAACAATAGACGGCCTGAAAGACAACAGACTTGATATTTGCTCCTTCCAAAAACAACCAATAAAATCGTTAACAAAACTGACTTTAGAGTTGAACAATATACAAATGCTTTTTGCAAAACAATTTATCTGTTTTGGTAACATGCTGTATTTGGATTTAGCAGATAATTCAATTTCAAACATTGAAGACTTTGCTTTCCTGGGATTGACAAATCTGGAATCCTTAGACATTTCAAGAAATAAGATTACGCAGATAAATACAAACACATTTTTTGGTTTACAACTGACAAAACTGACTTTAAGGTTGAACAAGCTACACATGCTTTTTGCTAAACAATTTAGCTGTCTTGTTAAGCTGCAGCATCTGGATTTAACACAGAATTTAATTTCAAACATTGAAGACTTTGCTTTCCATGGATTGACAAATCTGGTGTCCTTAGATATTACAAAAAATAAGATAACGCAGATAAATGCAAACACATTTTTTGGTTTACATAGTTTGACATGGTTAGACCTCAGGAACAATCCACTTATTCACAACATTGAGGCAATGTCTTTCACACACCTCACGTCTCTTAGACAAGTGTTTCTCGGGCAAGTGCACAATCCACTAATAGAACCTGTGATCAAGCTGAATCTGACACTTATATTTGGTGGCATTCTGAGTCAGCTGACCCATCTGTACATTAGTTCAGCTATGAGGCCAATGCAGCTGATTATCGGCAGTAACATCACATCTAAACAGAACCTGAGTCTCCAGCTCAAAGGCCAGACGGTGTCATTTCAGGACTGTGACAGACCTTTCTTTCAGTCTGTAACCCATCTTCATGCTGAAGCTGAAGAATTCCTTTGTGGATCTGAATTCATGGGAAAGTACTTCACGTCTGTGGAGACATTTGACTACAGATCTAAGCTTTCAGCTAAAAGTGTTGATTTAACATCAATTAATCAGCTGATTCACCTGAGGAAACTGACTCTACGACAGGTGGATCTTTTAATACAGCGTTCTGCCGACATCATTTTTCACAACTTGACCAAACTGGAGGTTTTGGAAATGTACCACTGCAGGATTTATTCTTTAGAGGGGAGTTTAACTAAAGACTTGAAATCTTTGAAAACATTGTATTTGCATATAGAGAACATTTATAATGTCTTCTACAGCTTTACTGAACCTCTCTCTAGCCTTAAGTATTTGATACTTCCTCAGATCCAGATCTTTTGCAGTTGTGACAATGCTTGGATCATTACATGGGCCAAAGTGTACAGGCAGGTTGAAGTGATCATGCTTACTCCGTATACTAATCCCGTTATGTATGCTTTGGAGGACTTGATATGCTTGTCGGACAATGGAATAGACACACCTAATTTTGTCAGGTACACAGAAGCCAACTGCACAACAGAGGTTGGCTTTGTGCTCTTTGCTGCGACTGTCCTGGGAGTCCTGTTCTTCATGCTGGTGGTGTTGGTCCATAACCTGGCCGGCccctacctcctccccctctaccacatcaCCCTTGGCTGGCTGTCGGAGGCCATGCGATCCAATACCAGGGGGCGCTACCACTACGATGCGTTTGTCTCCTATAGCGGGAAGGACGAAAGTTGGGTGGTGGAGGAGCTGCTTCCCAATCTGGAGCAGAGGGGTCCTCCTTTCCTGCGCCTCTGTCTGCACAGCAGGGACTTCCAGCTGGGGAAGGACATTGTGGAGAACATTACAGACAGCCTCTACCGGAGCCGCCACACCCTCTGCCTAGTCAGCCGCCACTACCTGCGCAGTAACTGGTGCTCCCTGGAGATGAAGCTGGCCACCTCCAGGCTGCAGGTGGAGCAAAGGGATATCCTCCTCCTTGTCTTCCTGGAGAAGATCCCCCCTCGCCAGCTGTCTACCCACCACAGGCTGGCTCGCCTGGTGAAGACCAGGACCTATCTGGACTGGCCCCAGGACCCTGATCAGCACCAGGCATTCTGGGACAGACTGTGGGCTAAACTGTCTGAAGCGTGA
- the LOC106602031 gene encoding heparan sulfate glucosamine 3-O-sulfotransferase 3B1 — MEYSPIYQNLHVASSSPVKNKLFVFCIMLSLWVYMIYCCVGYCSTMPSLMVSTASSKHSQHLEKVDSNRTQPRLQNEGDLESEHQEDPLDSLDPLFGASSRDLFNNENDLDSRGGEDWDEIRSEQRTLDNNVVSSLFNESGPVESKKLPQAIIIGVKKGGTRALLEFLRVHPDIRAVGAEPHFFDRNYDKGLEWYRDRMPETQEGQITMEKTPSYYVTKDVPARIHTMSPDTKLIVVVRDPVTRAISDYTQTRSKKPDIPSFESLAFKNRTTGLIDTSWSAVQIGMYAKHLQRWLQYFPKDQLLFISGERLISDPAEEMTRIQDFLGLRRVVGHKHFHFNPAKGFPCLKRPEGNSKPHCLGKTKGRTHPNIDPEVVQRLREFYQPFNRRFYQMTGHDFGWGSWS, encoded by the exons ATGGAATATAGCCCAATATATCAGAACCTGCATGTTGCCTCGTCATCCCCCGTGAAGAATAAACTATTTGTTTTCTGCATCATGTTGTCCCTGTGGGTGTATATGATATATTGCTGCGTCGGATACTGTTCAACCATGCCAAGTCTGATGGTCAGTACAGCCAGCAGTAAACATTCACAACATCTCGAAAAAGTTGACTCTAACAGAACTCAACCCCGACTCCAAAACGAAGGGGACTTGGAATCCGAACACCAAGAAGACCCGTTAGATTCTTTAGATCCGTTATTCGGCGCATCATCCAGGGACTTGTTCAATAATGAGAATGATTTGGACAgcagaggaggggaggactgGGATGAGATTCGAAGCGAGCAGAGGACGTTGGATAATAATGTCGTGTCAAGTCTCTTCAACGAGTCAGGACCGGTGGAGAGTAAGAAGTTGCCCCAGGCGATTATCATCGGGGTGAAGAAGGGAGGCACACGGGCGCTGCTGGAGTTCCTCCGGGTGCATCCAGACATCAGAGCTGTTGGGGCCGAGCCGCACTTCTTTGATCGGAACTATGACAAGGGACTGGAGTGGTACAG aGACCGTATGCCTGAGACCCAGGAGGGTCAGATCACCATGGAGAAGACCCCCAGCTACTACGTCACTAAAGACGTCCCCGCCCGTATCCACACCATGTCCCCAGACACCAAGCTGATTGTGGTGGTCCGAGACCCCGTTACCAGGGCCATCTCAGACTACACTCAGACCCGCTCCAAGAAACCTGACATCCCATCCTTTGAGAGCCTCGCCTTCAAGAACAGGACTACGGGTCTCATCGATACGTCCTGGAGCGCCGTCCAGATCGGGATGTATGCCAAGCACCTACAACGCTGGCTGCAGTACTTCCCCAAGGACCAGCTCCTCTTCATCAGTGGGGAGAGGTTGATCTCCGACCCAGCCGAGGAGATGACACGCATACAGGACTTCCTGGGGCTCAGGAGGGTGGTCGGTCACAAACACTTTCACTTCAACCCAGCCAAGGGCTTCCCCTGTCTGAAGAGGCCGGAGGGGAATAGTAAACCTCACTGTCTGGGGAAGACCAAAGGAAGGACTCATCCTAATATTGACCCTGAGGTGGTACAGAGGCTGAGGGAGTTTTATCAACCTTTCAACAGGAGGTTTTATCAGATGACGGGACATGACTTTGGATGGGGTTCATGGAGCTGA